The DNA segment ATTTGCCTTGAAAAGATGGTATGTGCCTCATTACAAAACTGCCCACCTTTAAAGGCTTTATGTCCTTATACCTTTTAGGTAACGTGCTCAAGCTTATGACACCAAAATTTTGAAAATCAATCAATAGTTCATCATAGTCACATATCAGTTCAGATTGTTCAGGTAGTATAGCACCCTTATTCAGCTGATCCTTTACGTCATTATAGAATTGTTCAGCATACAATCGTGATTTTTCTCTTATACGATCAGGTTCATCCAATATAAGATAATCTTTGCTGTTGTCAAAAAAATCCAATAAGGTAGTCTTTTGCTCAAAATAAAAGGGTAAAAAATTTTCAATATTCTCGAAATATATTCCTTTCCTCAGGTGCTCTATAGCTTGAGTTGTTCTATCATACAACAATTCTGCTATCTGGTTGTTGCCTGATTCTTCCAAACCTTTTAATCTCTTTTCAAGGGATTTCTCTATTTTGTCTGCAGATTTCTCCATCACTCCTTTTGGAATCAGGATTTCCTTGGCAGGACTTATATGTATACTATTCAGCATATTTATAGATCTCTGGGAAAGAACATCAAATTCACGTATGGAATAGATCTCATCATCAAAAAATTCTATTCTAAAAGGATTTTCACTTATCAAAGAAAATACATCTATTATTCCACCTTTTACACTAAACTGTCCTTTGCCTTCCACTATATCCATTCTCTCATATCCTGCATTAATCAATGTTTCTATCAATTTATCCCTGTCTACTTCCATTCCCTCTTCAAGCACAACCATGAATCGTCTATAATATTCCATTGGAGATAATCTGGGCAGAATAGATGTAATAGATGCCACTACAGTTAAATCGTCATCTTCCATAATACGCTTTATCACACTCAATCTTTGAGCTATCATCTCATTGCTATGGGCTTGAATATTGTAAAAGGTAAGCTCTTTTTCAGGGAAGAGACAAACATCAGAATTTAAAAAAAATTGCATATCATTAAAAATCTTTTTGGCTTGTTCCTCACTATATGTTATTATCAATGAGTTAACTTTCTTTTTTCTTATGATAGAAGATAAAATATAGTTCTTTTGTGAGTCTTCCAGCCCCGAAATAGATACAGGCATTCTCCCATCCTCAATACCCTGTATTATTTCCATATATTCTTTGGACTGTGCCAGTGGATAATATAAAAAATCCTTGCCCATAAATACACCCCGCTATAATATCTCTAATATAAAATAATTCCATAACATATGAACCAGTATCCCAGCTATCAATGCATACCATACCATTGATGTCGCACTATATATAGATTGAGTAATACCTCCAAAGGCAGCATGACTTGCTACACTCATCACCCCTGCAAACTTACCGGTGTTTTTGTCTGAATTACACCAATCATATATTCCTTCCACCACGCCGAACAAAAGATGCACATAAAAAATATGCCCATTCATGTAATGGATGGGCATGGTCTTTGCCATCTCCTCGATAATGGGCGCAATAAATATGATGCTCTTTTCCCCTATAAATTTAATCATATATTGGTTGACTAAATATGCCAGAGCCACTGCAAATGCAGTGGCTATAACCATCTTGAACATAAATATCCCCGCCATGACCATTTGTTTGTGTCTTATCTATTATATCTATTCATTGCGGTATCTATTCCCTCGGTTAAAATAACCTCCACAGCATCACAAGCATCTATCAGCGATTCTCCTATACTTTCCAATTCATCTTTGTTAAATTTTGACAACACAAAATGGGCCAAATCAATATTATCATTAATCGGCCTTCCTATACCTATTCTGACCCTAGCAAAATCTTGGTTTTGCATACAATAGATAATCGACCTCATACCATTGTGGGTCCCGGCGCTTCCTTTTGGCCTTATCCTTATCTTGCCCACTTCCAAATCTATGTCATCATAGATTACTATCAAATTTCTACAATCTATATCATACCAATTACAGGCGTCATATAAGGATTGTCCGCTATTATTCATATATGTTTGTGGCTTTAACAATATCACTTTTTTGCCTTGAATAAAGCCTTCCCCTATAACACCTTTAAATTTTATTTTATTTATATTTATATTATACCTTCTAGCCAAAATATCAATCGCTTTAAAACCTATATTATGCCTGGTATCTTGGTATTTCGTCCCGGGATTTCCCAGTCCTACAATAAGATACAATCCATACCACCTCATTTACCGTTTAAAACAGGCATCTTTGCAACAAAATCAAATAAATCCTCATAAGTTCCACTGAAATCTGTAGGAGATTTCTCCCCTGTTCTATTTATTTCGAAATCTTTGAGCAAAAATGTCTTAATTCCTAAAGATCCCGCTGCAATTATGTCCTCTTGCACATCATTTCCTATCATTATACATTCAGATGGAGTCTTGCCTATTTTATCAAGGAGCTCTTCAAAATATTCTATATGTGGTTTGCAATAATGCATATCTTCATAAGCAGTGATAAGGGCAAAATCATCAGGATCCAAGCCTGACCATCTTATTCTATCAACTATAGCTGAATAAGGAAACATTGGATTGGTAGCTATTACCATCTGATAACCCTTATGCTTTACATTTTCTACAATTTTAGGTATTAAAGGATTTGGTTCAATTCCACAGGAAAGCGAATCAAATTCTCTATCATAAAACTCGTCAAATAAAGGCATCAGCTCATCTAAATTATATATTGAATGCTTTTGAAATCGCTGCATAAAAGCTTGGGCATTAGTCTTATCTTTTTGCTTATCTGCTACCATGTATTTTGTAGCATCCCAAACATATTGGATAAATTCGTCCTTTTCAAAGTAATCCTTAAACTTCAAAGAAAGCTTATGAAAATATATTTTTGTAAAGCATTCCATATCTATGGGAAGCAACGTACCATCTAAATCAAATAATACCGTATCAATCAAAACAATATTCCTCCGGATTATTCCTATTCAAATAGAGTGCTGACAGAAAGATCCCCATAAATTCTATCTATAGCTTCGGCAAATACCTGAGCCACTGAAAGAACCTGAATCTTGTCTATCTGTTTTTCTTTAGGCAGTGGAACGGTGTCAGTTATCACCAGTTTTTTAATAGCTGATTTTTTTATCCTTTCTAGTGCCGGTCCGGATAAAACTCCATGAGTACAACAAGCATAAACGTCCTTTGCACCTCTTTCTAAAAGTGCTTCAATACCATTTGTAAAAGTACCTGCAGTATCGATCAAATCGTCTATCAATACCACGTCCTTACCCTTTACATCACCGATTATATTCATCACTTCAGAAACATTTGGTTTAGGTCTTCGTTTGTCAATTATAGCCAGAGCTGAATTTAATCTGTTGGCAAAATTCCTAGCTCTAGTCACTGCCCCTAAGTCAGGAGAGACAACAACAACTTTATCACCGCACAATCCGACTTCTAAAAAATGTTTAGCCAGTATGGGAACACCCAACAGCGGATCCACAGGTATATTGAAAAAGCCCTGTATCTGTGGCGCATGAAAATCCATGGTCAACATTCTGTCTGCACCTGCACTTGTTATCAGGTCTGCAAGTAATTTTGCAGTAATCGGATCTCTTGCTTTAGCCTTTCTATCCTGTCTTGCATAACCATAATAGGGGATGACCGCTGTTATCCTTCCAGCTGAAGCCCTTTTAAACGCATCCATCATGATCAATAATTCCATAAGATTATCATTGACAGGATGAGATAATGACTGAATAACAAAAACATCACAACCCCTGACCGTTTCATTGATACTTACAGATATCTCTCCATCACTAAAAGTAGAAACCTTGCTATTACCCAAGGGTACTCCCACATGTCTTGCTATTTCCCGTGCCAATTTCATGTTAGAATTACCTGAAAAAATCTTAACTTCTGTACCATGTGCTATCATTTAAGTCAACCTCCCAAAAATAATTACTTCTTATATTTGTTTTTTGCCCAGTTTGGCTTGATGGTCTGTCTGGCTCTAGCTATAGCCAATGAATATTCTGATACATCTTCCGTTATAGTGGAACCTGCTGCTATATACGAATTATCTCCTACCGTAACAGGAGCTACTAAGTTTACATTACATCCGATAAAGGCATTATCACCCACAGTCGTTCTATGTTTTTTCCTTCCATCATAGTTGACGAATACAACTCCGCATCCGATATTGCCGTTTTTACCTACATCGGCATCTCCAACATAAGTCAAATGTGATACTTTTGTATAGTCTTCAATTGAAGAATTTTTAATTTCAACAAAATCACCTATTCTCACATTTGTACCGATATTACTTCCAGGACGAACATATGCATAAGGACCTACAGTGGAATTCTCTCCTATTTTGCTTTCCAATATAACAGAGCATTGCAGCTTAGCAAAAGGCTCTATAATACTATCCTCAATCCTGTTGTTGGGAAACAATATACAGCCTTCTCCTATAGAAGTTTGTCCTTCAATTACATTCCCAGGATATATTATAGCATCCTGCCCTATCTCACAATATTTGCCTATATAAGTATTATCAGGGTCTATTATGGTAACACCGTTTAACATGTTTTGTTCCAATATCCTATATCTCATAAACCTTTCAGCTGATGCAAGCTGAACTCTATCATTTACACCTTCTACTTCATGGATTCTCCTAGTTTTACATGCCCCAACTTTCAAGCCGGCTTCGTTCATTATACCTATTACATCAGTTAAATAATACTCTCTTTGGGCATTATCATTATTCAATTTATTCAAACATTTCAGCAAATCTGGGATTTTAAAGCAGTATATTCCTGTATTTATCTGTTTTATTAGTTTTTGCTTATAATCTGCATCCCTATCTTCCACTATTGCCTTTACGTAATTGTTTTCATCACTGATTATTCTACCATAACCTGCAGGATTATCAAGTTCCGCTGTTAGGACTCCTGCATTATATCCTTTATTTACAGTAAATTCTATAAGATGAGATATTATATCAGAGGTTATAAGAGGGGTATCACCATATAAAACCACTACATAGCCCTGTTTATGTTCTAAGAAAGGTACAGCTTGCATCACAGCATGTCCAGTACCAAGCTGTTCTTTTTGGTATATATAATTATATCCATCTCCCAGTTGGTTTTTCACCATATCTGCCCCATGGCCTATCACTACAGCAAATTCTTCTACTTTTGACTCTCTGGCACTATCTATCACATGACTTATCATGGGCATGCCACACACTTTGTGTATAACTTTGGGTATCTTGGATTTCATCCTTTTCCCTTCTCCTGCTGCCAAAATCAAAGCATACAATTTATCATCCAAAAAGTATCCCTCCTAATATTAATAGCTGACATAATTATTATACACGATATAAATAAAAAAGTACCGAGATTTTATAATTTGACTAAATATTAGATTAAATATTAAAAGAGAGTTGATTTCAACTCTCTTTTAATATTTCGTCTTTTACTTGTTCATACTTATCGAATATTGCCTGTTGTATCATTTCCCTGGTTTCTGTGTTGATGGGATGCGCTATGTCCCTATACTCCCCATCTGGAGTCTTGCGGCTAGGCATTGCTATAAACATACCGTTCTGTCCCTCGATAATCTTAATGTCATGGACAACAAAATTATCATCAAAAGTCACCGATACGACAGCTTTCATTTTACCCTCACTATTAATCCTCCTGATGCGAATATCTGTAATTTGCATTTAACTCACCACCTTCCAGTTACCAATGCTTGTCAACTTTATAAATTCGCCATTAATTGCCTTAGTCCTTCTTTAATATCAATTTTTTCTTAAATTTTTTATTTTTTCTAAGTATTTAACCCCTCATAGGCCTTTTTCTATCCACTTTGAAGGATGAATATTAATATTCTGACTGTTCTCTTTTAAATCTTTTAAAACCATTAAAGATATATAATTGTCCACCAGCTTATGCTCCGGCTTTTCAATCTCTACTACCACGCCTATACCTACAACCTTTACATTAAATTCCTTCATAAGATTTACAATCCCATTTGCGGTGCCCCCAGCCTTCATAAAATCATCGATGATGACAGCCGTAGTGTTCCCTTTGATTGCTCGTTTAGAAAGAGACATTGTCTGTATTCTGTTGGATGAACCTGATATATAATTGATGCTAACCGCCGAGCCTTCAGTCACCTTATTTGTATTTCTAGCTATCACCAATGGAACATTCAAGTTTTTAGCAGTAACTAATGCGATGGGTATCCCCTTAGTCTCCACCGTAACTACATAGTCCACTTGTTTATCGATAAACGGCTGGGCAAGTATCCTTCCTATTTTAGATACTATTGCCGGGTTGTAGATTATATCATTTAAATATAGATATCTACCTGCGATTATCCTATCCCCGGTTTTCACTCTTTTACAAAGCTCCTGAACAAACCCCAAGGATTGTTCCCTATTCATCCTAGGTTTATAAATAACTCCACCTGCAGCGCCTGTTATAGTTTCTATATCCCCGAAATCGAACTTTTTTACTATCTCTCTAACTATTGCAATATCCTCACTTATTGTAGATTTAGCAGCATTAAATTTATTGGAAAAATAATTTAATGTAAATATCTTGCTAGGATTATCGCTAAGTATCTTAATAAGCGCTCCGATCCTTTCATTTCTTTTTAATTTATCCACATAAAGCCCTCCCATCAATGGAAAATACGAATGTTTTTTTTGTTATCTATATTTTAATTCACTTTTTTGATAAATTCCAGAATTATTGAAAAAAAATGCAGTATATTATGATATTTTTTATACAATCTATTATAATTATATATGTTATAATTTAAAAGCATATAATATTCTTTAGAGATTATAGTAATACTAATAATTGCAAGGAGTGTGTTCTATTTTGAAAATATCAAATAATTTCGACATAAATGATTATGAGCATGTTCACTTTATAGGTATTGGTGGAATAAGCATGAGTGGACTTGCAAAAATACTCATAAAAAATAACTTCAAAATTTCAGGTTCCGATATAAATCATTCACCTTTAACCGATGCCCTAGAAAAATTAGGTGCAACCATATACATAGGTCATCATGCTGATAATATAAAGGATGCCGATCTTGTGGTATATACGGCTGCAGTAAAACAGGATAATCCTGAGATAATAAAATCAAAACAATTAGGTATACCTCTGATTGACAGAGCCTGTTTTCTTGGACAGATAATGAAAAAATACAGCAAAAGCATAGCAGTGGCAGGTACACACGGTAAGACCACCACTACTTCACTGCTCTCTATCATATTGCAGCATGCAGCTCTTGACCCTACCGTTCTTGTGGGAGGGCAGGTAGATGCAATAGGGGGAAATGTCAGAACAGGAAACAGTCAAATTTTTGTCACTGAGGCATGCGAGTATGTAGAAAGCTTTCTCAAGTTTTTCCCTTATATAGAAATACTGCTCAATATAGATGCTGATCACTTGGACTATTTTAAAGATATAGACCATATAACCAGTTCATTTATGAAGTTCGCTACCCTCGTCCCTCCCTCCGGGTATGTGCTAGGTTTTGGGGATGATAAAAGGGTAAAAAGCATACTTGAAAAACTGGACTGTAATACAATTACCTTCGGTTTTTCAAATGACAATGACTGGTGGTGTAAAAACATAGAATGCAATGATCTGGGATTCTATTCCTTCGATGCCTACAATAAAAATAAGTTTTTCGGCAGCTTTAAGCTAGGCATACATGGAAAACATAATGTCTCCAATGCACTAGCCTGTATCGCTGTTGCAGATCTATTTGATATAAAGCCTGAAATAATTAGAGAGGCCCTTGAAAATTTCAATGGCACCCATAGGCGCTTTGAAATAAAAGGCATCAAAAACGAAGTTACTGTAATAGATGACTATGCCCATCATCCTTCTGAGGTAAAAGCTACATTGAAAACCGCTGCAGAATATCCCCATAATAAAATATGGTGCATATTCCAACCCCACACATATACTAGGACAAAAAAGCTGATAGATGAATTCGCCCATGCCTTTTATGATGCAGACAATATAATTATAACCGACATATACGCTGCCAGAGAAAAAGATACAGGAGATATACATGCCAAAGACTTGGTTCAAAAGCTCAATGATTCAGGTAAAAAAGCAGTATACATAAAAGACTTCAAGAAAATATCAAGCTATATCACAGAAAAAAGCAGCCAGGGAGATATCATAATCACTATGGGTGCAGGTGATATATATAAAGTAGGCGATTACATATTAAAAAATCCAGGAGATTAAATCCTGGATTTTTATATTTTACAAGAAGTAGCCTCAAATATATATCTGCCTATCAAAAATACGCTAAAAACACCTAATGAAATAATTATGCCTGCAAGTATCCTATATGTATTCCAAATATTATCTAAATCCACAGTAAATTTATTTATACAGGTTACAAGAAGTATGCCACCTATTATGCTGATAATGGCTAACACAATAGTATACTTGAATGTAAAGCCTTTGCTGGCCTGTCCACCCCTTATAGTCCACATATCATCCCCTATGCAGTCCTGGGCAAAAAAACCAGTAGATAATTGATCCACTATACTTTTATCTACATCAAATCTTTTATAGCCTGAAGATGTAACAAGCTCTTCTATCAAAGAAAAAAATTCATATCCATCCACAGAAGCTTGTGTTACATAATCATCAAACCACCTAAGTCCATCCTTATTGCTATACCCGTTCTTGATTAAATCCTTTTTGAGCATCTTGTTAAAATCCGCATCTTCACTGTTCACTGCGTTCACTGCCCCGCACAAAATCGAAACGTAAAACAATCTTTCGAGAAAATCTGTTCTCTCTTCCACAGACAAAGACTCTGTAATAGCAGCTATTATTTTCTGCCTCATAATATTTATGCAAAAATTGTCATCCCTCAACATCTGTACGTATTTAGGTTTCAAACCCCTTAATTTCCTCAATGACTGCTGTACATTGGCAAATGCAAACATATTGCCTACAATCAAAAGCCCGGTCAAAGCTGAAATACAAATAGATACAGCAATAACCGATAAAGATAAAGAAAATTTGTCCGCTAAGGGCAATAAATAATACCACCACAACGCTAAAGCTATAACCAATAAAATAAAAACAAATACACAAAAGTTGATTTTAACCCTGTTATTTTTTCGTATTATACCACTCCTTTTATCCAAAATACATCCCCCCATTTTATATTTTAAAACAAACCTATTATTGTTCCATCATCCAATATATCTATACTCTCAGCCGCAGGATGTTTAGGAAGTCCCGGCATTGTAAGCATGGTCCCGGCTAAAACAACTATAAATCCCGCACCGGCAGAAATCTTTATCTCTCTTACATTCATAGTCCAATCCTTTGGAGCACCTAACAAGCTGGGATCGTCTGATAGAGACATTTGGGTCTTGGCTATACACACCGGCAAATTGCCGTAGCCCATTTTTCCCAAATTGTCCAATTCTCTTAAAGCCTTTCTGGAATAAGAAACACCTTGAGCCCCATAGATCTGTGTTGCAACCTTTTGTATCTTATCTTGAATATCCAGATCTAAATCATATAACGGAACAAAATTATTTTCATCCTTTTCAATTGAGTCCATTATCTGCTCTGACAGTTCAATGCCCCCTAGCCCTCCTTTTGATACAACCTCCGATATAGCTACTCTGGCTCCAATACTTTCACAGAAATTTTTAATTGTTTCTATCTCGCAATCAGTATCCTGTGGAAACTTATTTATTGCAACCACTACCGGCAAACGATATCTTTCTTTAATATTGAATACATGCTTCTCCAAGTTTGCAAGGCCCTTTTTAAGAGCATTCACATCCTCCAACTTTATATCCTTTAAAGAAACGCCTCCATGGTATTTAAGTGCTCTAATAGTTGCCACCAACACCACTGTGTCCGGAATCAGCTCTTTGTCTCTACACACAATATCAAAAAATTTTTCGGCACCCAGATCTGATCCAAAACCGCCTTCAGTAACTACATAATCGGACAGCTGTAATGCCGTCTTGGTGGCAACTACAGAATTGTTGCCATGGGCAATATTTGCAAATGGACCTCCATGTATAAAGACAGGCTGACCTTCTAATGTCTGTACCACATTAGGTTTTATAGCATCCTTCAACAATAATGCCATAGCACCCACTGCTTTTAAATCCCGGGCAAGCACCGGATCCCCTTCATATGTATAACCAACTATTATTTCTGATAATCTCTGCTTTAAATCCTTCATATCTTTAGCAAGACATAAAATCGCCATAATCTCCGATGCAACAGTTATATCAAAACCGGTTTCCCTAGGAATACCGTTAACCTTGCCCCCCAATCCCACTACTATGTTTCTAAGCTGCCTGTCGCTAATATCCATCACTCTTTTCCAAACCACTTTAACAGGGTCTAACCCCAGCCGGTTGCCCTTGACGATATGGTTGTCCACCAATGCCGCCAATAGGTTATGAGCTGCCCCTATTGCATGGATATCCCCGGTAAAATGAAGATTTATATCTTCCATAGGAATAACCTGTGAATATCCACCTCCTGCCGCCCCCCCTTTTATGCCAAAAGTAGGCCCTAGGGAAGGCTCTCTTAAACACAGGGCAACATTTTTATCCAGTCTACCCAAAGCCTGGGTAATTCCTATGGCTGTACATGTTTTACCCTCTCCAGCCGGTGTAGGGGTAATGGCAGTCACATATATCAATTTTCCCCTTTTTGAACCCAAATCTTCTTTATTTAAATTTATCTTGGCCTTATATTTCCCATATAACTCCAATGAATCCTCATCTATCTCCAACTTTTTGGCAATCTCGTTAATAGGTTTGATTTCAGCTTTTTGCGCAATCTCAATGTCATTAAGCAATAGCTATACATCCTCTCTCTTTTTTAATTAAATTTTAACATATTATGATCACTTTTTTAACAAGTTTTTGATGGTGCTTAAATTTTGAGCATTCAAAACATCTTGGGTGCTCAACCAACCTTTCCTAGCAGTATTTATCCCGAAAATCATTAAATCAAACCCATCTAAACTATGGGCATCTGGTTCAATAGAAAACTTTACACCTTTTTCCTTGGCAAACTTACAATATCTCCAATCTAAGTCCAACCTTCTGGGATTTGCATTTATCTCTATTGCCACTTTGTTTTCTGCTGCAGCATTTATGATCTGTATAATATCCACCTGATACTCATCTCTTGCCAGCAAAAGTCTGCCTGTAGGATGACCTAGCATCGTGGTATGCCTGTTCTCTATCGCCTTAATAATCCTTGCCGTCATCCCTTCCTTGTCCATATTAAAATTACTATGCACCGATGCAATTACATAATCAAATTGCTCCAAAATACTATCATCATAATCAAGGTTTCCATCGGGAAGTATATCACATTCAATCCCCTTCAATATCTTTATATCAGGGAAGCGATGAGAAATATCATCTATCTCACCATGTTGTCTCTTTATATCTTCTAAACTCAATCCTCGGGCATAATAAGCTGATTTGCTGTGATCAGATATACCGATATATTGATAGCCCAAATCTACCGCCCTCTGCACTATATCCTTTATACTGCTTACTCCATCGCTATAATTGCTATGTACATGAAAACACCCTTTGATATCTTTGAGTTTAATAAGTTGAGGAAGCTTTCCACTCTCTGCAGCTTCCAACTCCCCCATGTTTTCTCTCAGCTCAGGTTCTATATAATCCAGTCC comes from the Clostridia bacterium genome and includes:
- the murC gene encoding UDP-N-acetylmuramate--L-alanine ligase; its protein translation is MKISNNFDINDYEHVHFIGIGGISMSGLAKILIKNNFKISGSDINHSPLTDALEKLGATIYIGHHADNIKDADLVVYTAAVKQDNPEIIKSKQLGIPLIDRACFLGQIMKKYSKSIAVAGTHGKTTTTSLLSIILQHAALDPTVLVGGQVDAIGGNVRTGNSQIFVTEACEYVESFLKFFPYIEILLNIDADHLDYFKDIDHITSSFMKFATLVPPSGYVLGFGDDKRVKSILEKLDCNTITFGFSNDNDWWCKNIECNDLGFYSFDAYNKNKFFGSFKLGIHGKHNVSNALACIAVADLFDIKPEIIREALENFNGTHRRFEIKGIKNEVTVIDDYAHHPSEVKATLKTAAEYPHNKIWCIFQPHTYTRTKKLIDEFAHAFYDADNIIITDIYAAREKDTGDIHAKDLVQKLNDSGKKAVYIKDFKKISSYITEKSSQGDIIITMGAGDIYKVGDYILKNPGD
- a CDS encoding formate--tetrahydrofolate ligase, giving the protein MLNDIEIAQKAEIKPINEIAKKLEIDEDSLELYGKYKAKINLNKEDLGSKRGKLIYVTAITPTPAGEGKTCTAIGITQALGRLDKNVALCLREPSLGPTFGIKGGAAGGGYSQVIPMEDINLHFTGDIHAIGAAHNLLAALVDNHIVKGNRLGLDPVKVVWKRVMDISDRQLRNIVVGLGGKVNGIPRETGFDITVASEIMAILCLAKDMKDLKQRLSEIIVGYTYEGDPVLARDLKAVGAMALLLKDAIKPNVVQTLEGQPVFIHGGPFANIAHGNNSVVATKTALQLSDYVVTEGGFGSDLGAEKFFDIVCRDKELIPDTVVLVATIRALKYHGGVSLKDIKLEDVNALKKGLANLEKHVFNIKERYRLPVVVAINKFPQDTDCEIETIKNFCESIGARVAISEVVSKGGLGGIELSEQIMDSIEKDENNFVPLYDLDLDIQDKIQKVATQIYGAQGVSYSRKALRELDNLGKMGYGNLPVCIAKTQMSLSDDPSLLGAPKDWTMNVREIKISAGAGFIVVLAGTMLTMPGLPKHPAAESIDILDDGTIIGLF
- a CDS encoding ribose-phosphate pyrophosphokinase, producing the protein MIAHGTEVKIFSGNSNMKLAREIARHVGVPLGNSKVSTFSDGEISVSINETVRGCDVFVIQSLSHPVNDNLMELLIMMDAFKRASAGRITAVIPYYGYARQDRKAKARDPITAKLLADLITSAGADRMLTMDFHAPQIQGFFNIPVDPLLGVPILAKHFLEVGLCGDKVVVVSPDLGAVTRARNFANRLNSALAIIDKRRPKPNVSEVMNIIGDVKGKDVVLIDDLIDTAGTFTNGIEALLERGAKDVYACCTHGVLSGPALERIKKSAIKKLVITDTVPLPKEKQIDKIQVLSVAQVFAEAIDRIYGDLSVSTLFE
- the glmU gene encoding bifunctional UDP-N-acetylglucosamine diphosphorylase/glucosamine-1-phosphate N-acetyltransferase GlmU; amino-acid sequence: MYALILAAGEGKRMKSKIPKVIHKVCGMPMISHVIDSARESKVEEFAVVIGHGADMVKNQLGDGYNYIYQKEQLGTGHAVMQAVPFLEHKQGYVVVLYGDTPLITSDIISHLIEFTVNKGYNAGVLTAELDNPAGYGRIISDENNYVKAIVEDRDADYKQKLIKQINTGIYCFKIPDLLKCLNKLNNDNAQREYYLTDVIGIMNEAGLKVGACKTRRIHEVEGVNDRVQLASAERFMRYRILEQNMLNGVTIIDPDNTYIGKYCEIGQDAIIYPGNVIEGQTSIGEGCILFPNNRIEDSIIEPFAKLQCSVILESKIGENSTVGPYAYVRPGSNIGTNVRIGDFVEIKNSSIEDYTKVSHLTYVGDADVGKNGNIGCGVVFVNYDGRKKHRTTVGDNAFIGCNVNLVAPVTVGDNSYIAAGSTITEDVSEYSLAIARARQTIKPNWAKNKYKK
- the pth gene encoding aminoacyl-tRNA hydrolase; amino-acid sequence: MYLIVGLGNPGTKYQDTRHNIGFKAIDILARRYNININKIKFKGVIGEGFIQGKKVILLKPQTYMNNSGQSLYDACNWYDIDCRNLIVIYDDIDLEVGKIRIRPKGSAGTHNGMRSIIYCMQNQDFARVRIGIGRPINDNIDLAHFVLSKFNKDELESIGESLIDACDAVEVILTEGIDTAMNRYNR
- the purR gene encoding pur operon repressor, which translates into the protein MDKLKRNERIGALIKILSDNPSKIFTLNYFSNKFNAAKSTISEDIAIVREIVKKFDFGDIETITGAAGGVIYKPRMNREQSLGFVQELCKRVKTGDRIIAGRYLYLNDIIYNPAIVSKIGRILAQPFIDKQVDYVVTVETKGIPIALVTAKNLNVPLVIARNTNKVTEGSAVSINYISGSSNRIQTMSLSKRAIKGNTTAVIIDDFMKAGGTANGIVNLMKEFNVKVVGIGVVVEIEKPEHKLVDNYISLMVLKDLKENSQNINIHPSKWIEKGL
- a CDS encoding HAD family hydrolase, translating into MIDTVLFDLDGTLLPIDMECFTKIYFHKLSLKFKDYFEKDEFIQYVWDATKYMVADKQKDKTNAQAFMQRFQKHSIYNLDELMPLFDEFYDREFDSLSCGIEPNPLIPKIVENVKHKGYQMVIATNPMFPYSAIVDRIRWSGLDPDDFALITAYEDMHYCKPHIEYFEELLDKIGKTPSECIMIGNDVQEDIIAAGSLGIKTFLLKDFEINRTGEKSPTDFSGTYEDLFDFVAKMPVLNGK
- the spoVG gene encoding septation regulator SpoVG, whose amino-acid sequence is MQITDIRIRRINSEGKMKAVVSVTFDDNFVVHDIKIIEGQNGMFIAMPSRKTPDGEYRDIAHPINTETREMIQQAIFDKYEQVKDEILKES